Proteins encoded by one window of Arabidopsis thaliana chromosome 2, partial sequence:
- the SDF2 gene encoding stromal cell-derived factor 2-like protein precursor (stromal cell-derived factor 2-like protein precursor (SDF2); FUNCTIONS IN: molecular_function unknown; INVOLVED IN: defense response to bacterium, defense response to fungus, PAMP-induced immunity; LOCATED IN: endoplasmic reticulum, membrane; EXPRESSED IN: 25 plant structures; EXPRESSED DURING: 14 growth stages; CONTAINS InterPro DOMAIN/s: MIR (InterPro:IPR003608), MIR motif (InterPro:IPR016093); Has 1035 Blast hits to 992 proteins in 196 species: Archae - 0; Bacteria - 0; Metazoa - 386; Fungi - 512; Plants - 64; Viruses - 0; Other Eukaryotes - 73 (source: NCBI BLink).), with the protein MALGFFCLAIFLYLSLDPDSGYTSASAAASGKEGVEITYGSAIKLMHEKTKFRLHSHDVPYGSGSGQQSVTGFPGVVDSNSYWIVKPVPGTTEKQGDAVKSGATIRLQHMKTRKWLHSHLHASPISGNLEVSCFGDDTNSDTGDHWKLIIEGSGKTWKQDQRVRLQHIDTSGYLHSHDKKYQRIAGGQQEVCGIREKKADNIWLAAEGVYLPLNESSK; encoded by the exons ATGGCTTTAGGATTCTTCTGTCTCGCTATCTTCCTTTACCTAAGTCTCGATCCTGATTCCGGTTACACGTCTGCCTCCGCCGCTGCTTCTGGTAAAGAAGGTGTCGAG ATTACTTATGGAAGTGCGATCAAGTTGATGCACGAGAAAACTAAATTTCGATTACATTCTCACGATGTGCCGTATGGATCCGGCAGTGGTCAGCAATCAGTCACTGGTTTTCCAGGCGTCGTTGATTCCAACAGCTATTGG aTTGTTAAACCTGTGCCTGGGACAACAGAAAAGCAAGGTGATGCTGTCAAGAGTGGAGCAACCATTAGGTTGCAGCATATGAAGACCAGAAAATGGCTTCACAGTCACTTGCATGCATCTCCTATATCAGGGAACTTAGAG GTTAGCTGCTTTGGAGATGATACAAATTCCGATACTGGGGATCACTGGAA GCTTATAATTGAAGGAAGTGGGAAGACATGGAAACAGGACCAAAGAGTCCGTCTTCAACACATAGACACTAGTGGCTACCTCCATAGCCATGACAAGAAGTACCAACGTATAGCTGGTGGTCAGCAAGAG GTGTGTGGAATTCGGGAGAAGAAGGCGGATAACATTTGGTTGGCAGCAGAAGGAGTCTACCTTCCCCTTAATGAGAGCAGCAAGTAA
- a CDS encoding Bromo-adjacent homology (BAH) domain-containing protein (Bromo-adjacent homology (BAH) domain-containing protein; FUNCTIONS IN: DNA binding; INVOLVED IN: biological_process unknown; LOCATED IN: cellular_component unknown; CONTAINS InterPro DOMAIN/s: Bromo adjacent homology (BAH) domain (InterPro:IPR001025); BEST Arabidopsis thaliana protein match is: Bromo-adjacent homology (BAH) domain-containing protein (TAIR:AT4G23120.1); Has 701 Blast hits to 656 proteins in 122 species: Archae - 0; Bacteria - 4; Metazoa - 109; Fungi - 97; Plants - 354; Viruses - 0; Other Eukaryotes - 137 (source: NCBI BLink).): protein MLTEKMNEASQDEDNVALSNTKETEKKQRKRKKDCEEKNKKKRKKDCEEKHETKEMELAWKPEDCAKPLGEVSKVTGKGKKKKSHFKTFTFRGNQYALEDSVQLVPDDPNSKPYCAIIKDIYIPNKEKYVKLAVHWFYRPEDVDKKHVGKWESKDSRNLFYSFHRDEVFAESVKHKCVVNFVPENKQIPNRREHPCFIVQNVYDFVKKKVRKFTDKNFDVHQKNEIDRLVAKTSLRLGDLPDIEKDQVTKTSKGKRTVQRKSPKTSTVYKSILEDFDLLTGDSDRDKRLGELLEAVKHECRTSKKKGARDDDSYWPDDVVPVVRALEHVFYDSMAEDMSKYHHKLEILVDELKVSLIPFTHPSYIFIFVLHVLDFYLFFC, encoded by the exons ATGTTGACCGAGAAAATGAATGAAGCGAGCCAAGATGAAGACAATGTTGCATTGTCGAACACCAAAGAAAcggagaagaagcagaggaagcgGAAGAAGGATTGCGAggaaaagaataagaagaagcgAAAGAAGGATTGCGAGGAAAAGCATGAGACGAAGGAAATGGAGTTAGCGTGGAAACCTGAGGATTGTGCTAAGCCATTAGGCGAAGTGAGTAAGGTTACTGGgaagggaaaaaagaaaaaaagtcatttCAAAACATTCACGTTTCGAGGCAACCAATATGCGCTG GAGGATTCAGTGCAATTGGTTCCAGACGACCCAAACAGCAAGCCCTATTGTGCCATTATAAAG GATATTTATataccaaacaaagaaaaatacgTGAAACTTGCAGTCCATTGGTTTTATCGTCCAGAGGATGTGGATAAAAAACATGTTGGAAAATGGGAATccaaagattcaagaaaccTGTTCTACAGTTTCCATCGTGATGAGGTGTTTGCTGAATCTGTGAAGCACAAGTGTGTTGTGAATTTCGTGCCGGAAAATAAGCAAATCCCAAACCGTAGAGAGCATCCTTGCTTCATCGTGCAAaatgtttatgattttgttaagaAGAAGGTGAGGAAGTTCACTGATAAGAACTTTGACGTGCACCAAAAGAATGAGATTGATCGTCTTGTGGCAAAGACGAGTTTACGCCTTGGTGATCTTCCTGACATTGAGAAAGACCAAGTGACTAAGACTTCAAAGGGTAAAAGAACTGTTCAGAGAAAGAGTCCTAAAACCAGTACGGTTTATAAGTCGATCTTGgaggattttgatttgttaacCGGTGATTCGGATCGTGACAAGCGATTGGGGGAGCTCCTGGAAGCAGTTAAGCACGAGTGTCGTACAAGTAAGAAGAAAGGGGCTCGTGATGATGATTCTTACTGGCCAGATGATGTTGTTCCGGTGGTTCGAGCTCTTGAGCATGTCTTTTATGATTCTATGGCAGAAGATATGTCAAAGTATCATCACAAGTTGGAGATTCTGGTTGATGAACTCAAGGTTAGTTTAATTCCTTTCACTCATCCatcctatatttttatttttgttttgcatgttcttgatttctatttatttttttgttaa